The genomic region CTGtatatggatatatatCGTCTGTTAGATTTACGTTAGTTTCTTCTTCACTTAAAGGGTATTTGGTTACTTCATTACTCttgttattataaacataaatattatcatcattacaaatattatcatcattattattattcatttccTTATTGGTTAAGGGTTTCCCATGTTCATCTTCTCTTTTAAGATGATCACTGTTCTTCGATACCCCCTTATTAGGATCTTGCTCACAGTGGGAAGTATCAAACTTGTcatttatgtttttatcattatgCTGTTtgttaaaataattatttatattgtttatgGGCATAGTGAAAAAAAATCTCGAAAATAGAGCAAGCCCAAATTTATCAtgtacattattattacaaaatgATTGTTTATTTCTTACATCATTTGTACTACatttaaatgtattattatatatattatttatgttatgtttgttatatgtattattgCTTTGTTTTatacttattttatttttcttattctttatgtatctcatttttatatacatttgGATGAACTTATTAACGAGTATACTTTTGTCATACTGACATATAGGATAATATGTATTACTTATATTACTTTTGTTATTTTCtatttgatttattttatttggGTTGGTACTCAACCCCTTTGTCCATTCCCCTTTATTTGTTCTGAAAGatatatgatgaaaaattatgttAAAATTACATTTGAGgaaattattttgttgAAACATGTTTTTGTGATCATCTGAAAATTACCTACAAGgaaatgaaataatattttgtacaaataaaaatatataaatataaatataaataaataaataaataaataaataaataaaaatatatatatatatatatatatatatatatttttcccTTACTTGAATGTTAAATTGTAAAGAGCTAAACTAGTTTCATtattcattaaaaaaaatatgtgcATATAAGTATGAATACCttttgatatttttatttatttatttatttatttatatatttatttatttatttctcTGTGTAACATAAGGAatgaaatttttttgaagagaaaaatattatattatttttaataaaatttacGGTCCAGGTTTAAATAACTTTTAAATgtatacaaataaaaaaaaaatatatatacatatatttatatatatatatatattatacataatatgCACTTATTTCgaaatacataataaaaagtttTACTTAGGGGAGGTGCGGAGgtcataaatattttattcatataaattaacaACTGGATATATCGAATTGAtgaattttaaaataaaaaagtataaaGACATAACAAAgtatacaaaaaaaaaaaagtaatatataaatataaatatatatatatatatatatatatatatataaatttatttatttcatacTGGGTACccaatttattataaatgataatttaaaaaaaaagttgTCATTAGAAAATAGGTTAATCATAAAATGTCggaatttttttcttattgtttaaaaattaaataatgaatatatgtataaaataaaaaaaaaaaatatatatatatatatatatataatagattttatttttgtgtataataatatgaattataCACAAGcatgtaaatatataaataaatatataaataaataaatatatatatatatatatattttttttatcctttgtgttaaaaataaaaggcgtcatttatatacaatttaCTAAGTTCATAAGATATATTAGAAGGTGGGAATATACCTATATCGGTATAGAAAAGTGTAATAAAATCTGGAGATAcaaattcatatatattattaaaattatttgttaCTGTTTGTGTACAAAATGTGTAAAAATCTTTTgaacatttatttttatcaatttttaaaaatttatatgcTTGACATGTTACATAAAATggttttttatataataaacataattCAGATATTAATTTGATAccctttttatttatgattCCTCCATTATCTGTAACTATTTCTGATCCTATCAAAACGAAatctattttatttattatatcttttacTTGTGTTAAATCTATctttgttatatttatattttccttaGTTAATTCTTCTAAAAAATTCTCatcaaattttttttctttttcttcataatttaaatttacCTGACTTGTGCAGGTAAAATAAATGGACACTTgtttattttgatttttaaCAACATCCATTATTAGAGATTTAACACAATCTGAGTTACTGTGTGTTAGTATAGTAGTATGTTTATTAAGGAACATAATATTGCTACTACTTCCGATAGTTTCAAGACTTTTTTGTAGACTTGCTGAGAATTCATCTGCGTTATTTTCGATAACATTTTTAAGTACATGGAAGTTCTTTAACGAacaatttttaaaataaaaaaaaaaaaaaaaaaaaaaaaacatattatatgtgATATGATATATGTAATGTGTAATATGTAATGTGTAATATGTAATGTGTAATATGTAATGTGTAATGTGTAATATGTAATATGTTATGTGTAATATGTAATGTGTAATGTGTAATATGTAATATGTTATGTGTAATATGTAATATgtaatatgttatatataatgtgtAATATGCatcacatatattattaaaatgtaggactatatataaaatttttttttttttttttaatatttacattttcgTTGTGtgtgtatttttttacaacaaaatgatgatatatatcACACGAGGAAATTATTGGATATATAGTCATTCTTTTGGAATGTGGGACAGATATAATATCTTGTTGTgtttgattattattaataaaattatttaatttacattttgcttcattcatattaataaataattcaaaGTTCGTTTCCGATATGCTATTTTTTAAGACACtgaaatttatatattaaacaGAAAACAACACATGtgtacataaaaatatgtgatcaattaaaatatatatatatatatatatatatatatgtatgtatgtatgtatatatatatatttacacaattgttttatttatttatttatttattttttatactcGGATATTGATTTTATGGCTGCTATATGcatttcttctttttcctgaaaataatatcttCTGAAATTACGTACCACTATAAGGaggaaataaaatatatatatatatatatatgtatgtatatttatatatataagtatatgtatttatatttccatGTGCATCATATATActaataatgtatatatcaTTCTATCgcaaaaaaatttaaataaagttaacatatatatatatatatatatatataatattgtcATACCATCGTGCTCTTCTTGTAAATCCTTCTGTTTCGTGTTATCGTAACATTCcattttaaagaaaatattttatcattattttttgtactccttaaatatatgtaaaggaagaaaacaaaaaaaaaaaataaaaaaataaaaaaaataatattattatcgttaaaaaataaatatgaatatacatatcaaaaaatttaaaaaatttacaaaaaaaaaaaaaaaaaaa from Plasmodium reichenowi strain SY57 chromosome 8, whole genome shotgun sequence harbors:
- a CDS encoding translation initiation factor EIF-2b alpha subunit, putative; translation: MECYDNTKQKDLQEEHDVVRNFRRYYFQEKEEMHIAAIKSISDVLKNSISETNFELFINMNEAKCKLNNFINNNQTQQDIISVPHSKRMTIYPIISSCDIYHHFVVKKYTHNENNFHVLKNVIENNADEFSASLQKSLETIGSSSNIMFLNKHTTILTHSNSDCVKSLIMDVVKNQNKQVSIYFTCTSQVNLNYEEKEKKFDENFLEELTKENINITKIDLTQVKDIINKIDFVLIGSEIVTDNGGIINKKGIKLISELCLLYKKPFYVTCQAYKFLKIDKNKCSKDFYTFCTQTVTNNFNNIYEFVSPDFITLFYTDIGIFPPSNISYELSKLYINDAFYF